From a region of the Lactuca sativa cultivar Salinas chromosome 4, Lsat_Salinas_v11, whole genome shotgun sequence genome:
- the LOC111894472 gene encoding homocysteine S-methyltransferase 1 translates to MGVLFEAKEEQERAGLLEDFIQKAGGCAVIDGGFATQLEIHGASINDPLWSALCLINSPHLITKVHLEYLEAGADIIVTSSYQATLPGFMSRGLSLEQGEELLEKSVKLATEARDLFWETVEKIRDHSYNRALVAASIGSYGAYLADGSEYSGYYGADVDLNKLKDFHRRRLQVLVEAGPDLLAFETIPNKLEAQAVAELLEEENIEIPSWICFSSVDGVNAPSGESFAECLEVINKSQKIVAVGINCAPPQFVHNLIQKFNELTEKVIVVYPNSGETWDGVAKRWLPSKCFNDEKFKVLAKRWHDSGAKLIGGCCRTTPSTIRGLSKVLKKTN, encoded by the exons ATGGGTGTGTTATTCGAGGCCAAGGAGGAGCAAGAAAGGGCGGGATTGTTGGAAGATTTCATACAAAAGGCCGGTGGATGCGCCGTCATCGACGGCGGCTTCGCCACCCAACTAGAGATTCATGGCGCCTCCATTAACGACCCTCTATGGAGCGCACTTTGTTTGATCAATAGCCCTCATCTCATCACTAAG GTTCACTTGGAATATCTGGAGGCTGGTGCTGAtataatcgtaacttcttcatatcaG GCTACGCTTCCTGGGTTCATGTCTAGAGGACTTTCCCTTGAACAAGGTGAAGAATTACTCGAAAAGAGTGTCAAGTTGGCTACCGAAGCCCGTGATCTTTTCTGGGAAACTGTAGAAAAGATTCGCGATCATTCATATAACAGAGCTCTAGTTGCAGCCTCCATCGGAAGCTATGGTGCATATCTTGCCGATGGCTCAGAATACAG TGGGTATTATGGAGCAGATGTGGATTTGAATAAACTCAAAGACTTTCATCGTCGGAGACTGCAAGTTCTTGTTGAAGCTGGTCCTGATCTTCTTGCTTTTGAAACGATTCCCAATAAGCTCGAAGCCCAA GCAGTTGCAGAATTACTGGAAGAAGAAAACATTGAAATCCCATCATGGATTTGTTTCAGTTCTGTCGATGGTGTAAACGCTCCTTCAGGTGAGAGCTTTGCAGAGTGCCTTGAAGTTATCAACAAGAGCCAAAAAATCGTAGCTGTTGGGATAAACTGTGCTCCACCGCAGTTTGTTCATAATCTCATCCAGAAATTCAATGAG TTGACTGAGAAAGTGATTGTGGTTTACCCAAATAGTGGTGAGACATGGGATGGTGTTGCAAAAAGATGGCTG CCATCGAAGTGTTTCAATGATGAAAAGTTCAAGGTTTTAGCGAAAAGATGGCATGATTCTGGAGCTAAACTCATTGGTGGTTGTTGCAGAACTACACCATCAACAATCCGTGGGCTTTCAAAGGTTTTGAAGAAGACGAATTGA